The Raphanus sativus cultivar WK10039 unplaced genomic scaffold, ASM80110v3 Scaffold2075, whole genome shotgun sequence genomic sequence CACAGTACTAAAGTCCTTGACAAATTTTCTGTAGAATCCGGCTAGACCATGGAAGCTTCTCACTTCACCAACTGTCTTTGGGCTTGGCCATTCCTTGAtagctttgatcttttcttcatcaaccttgattccatctgcactcacaacaaaacctaaaaagacaaggttatctgctccaaaagtacatttctttAAATTAGCAAACAAGGATtccttcctaagcacttctagaaCTTTTCTAAGATGCTCAACATGCTCATCCAAGTTCTTGCTGTAGATCaaaatgtcatcaaagtaaaccacaacaaaatgacctataaatgatctaagaacatggttcattaacctcatgaaagtactaggcgCATTTGTCAGCCCAAATGGCATTACTAACCATTCATATAGCCCCTGCTtcgttttaaaagcagttttccactcatcaccctCTTTCATTCTAATTTGGTGATACCCACTTTTCAAATCAaccttagaaaagatgctagaaccatgcaactcatcaagcatatcatctaatctaggaatggGATATcgatactttacagtgatattgttgatggctctgcaatcgacacacattctccagctaccatctttctttggcacaaGCAAGACTGGAACTGCACATGGGCTCATGCTTTCACGAATATGACCCTTCTCCATAAGCTCAGTGACTTGTTGCTGTAGTTCCTTGGTCTCCAGAGGattggttctataggctggtTTGTTTGGAAGAGAAGCTCCTGGAATAAAATCGATTTGATGCTCTATTCCTCTAATTGGTGGCAGTCCTTGTGGAGCTTCTTCTGGAAAAACATCTTTGAATTCCTGCAAAAGAAATTCTATTTTGCTAGGAAGATCCTGCACTGGCTTTGTTATGTTCAaacattctttaaaaacaatCAGCAAGTGAGGTAAAGAACTTCCCTTTGGTTGAAGCAATATATTAGTCTGCTGCTTTTTCTTAGATTCTGATGACGCTCTGTTCTTCTTCAAGGCTATCTGATCTAGATGAACTTCCTGCGGTGTCAAAGGAACCAAAACAGTCTTCTTTCCTTTGTACTCAAACGAGTATCTGTTTGTGAACCCATCATGAAGTGTTCTTCTGTCGGATTGCCAAGGTCTTCCAAGCAATATGTGTCCAGCATCCATTGGTAAGACATCACACAGTATCTCTTCCTCATACTTCCCAATAGACAATGGTACCTTAACTTGATGCTTCACCTCTAGCTCTCCTTCATCATTAAGCCATTGTAACTTGTAAGTTGTTGGTCTTTTTATGACCTTCAGTCCAAGTTTCTCCACCATGGTTTCACTTGCAACATTggtacaacttcctccatctataaccaagcTGCAAACCTTTCCGTGAACCATACAGCGAGTGTGAAACAGATTCTCTCTCTGCTCATCTCCATCGGTCTTGGCTTGAAGATTCAGTGTTCTTCTAGTAACAAGTAACTCTCCACGAGTTGGCAATTCCACCCTTTCTTCTTCAGACTCAGATACCTCTTCCTCGGATTCAATGTCACCATTTTCTCTGATGAGTATTACCCTTTTGTTGGAGCAGCTACTGGCATAGTGTCCATATCCTTTACACTTGTAGCACTGTATGTCTCTGGATTTGGATGCAGTGGCTACTTCCTTTCCTTTAACACTTTGTTCCTCCACTTTAGGCTTGGAGAATGGTCTAGATTCTCTGGTCTTTTCGTCCTTCTGGTAGTGTGGTTTGCTGGCTCCATAGCTAGACTtgtaacttcttcttttcaactgCTGTTCAAACATAATCGCCTTGTGCAGAAGCTCTTCCATCTCAACGTAGTGATGAACTTCAAGTCTGTCCATGATGTCTCTGTTTAGACCACCCATGAATCTGGCCATTGTTGCTTCTCTGTCTTCTTGTATATCAGCTCTCAGCATAAGGGTTTCCATTTCCTTATAATATTCCTCAACTGATCTACTTCCTTGAGACAGTGTTCTGAGCTTGAAGTGCAACTCTCTGTGGTAGTGGCTCGGTACAAATATCTTCCTCATGATTACCTTCATCTGGTTCCAGGTTTCAACAGGAAAATCTCCAGCTCTTCTTCTTGCTGTAACCAAGTTATCCCACCAACTTAAAGCATACTCCTTGAACTCAGTAGGAGCAAGTTTCATTTTATACTCTGCAGTGTAGTCTCTGCAATTGAACACGAGttcaatcttcttttcccactctAAGTATTCTTCTGGATCAGCAGTGCCTTTAAACTCAGGaattttcagtttcaaaccacCAAGAGGATCACTGGTTTTTGGCCTTTCTTCCTGGTCACGCCTCCTTCTTCTAGTACCAATGGATCGGTTTGAATGGCTATAGTAACTTTCTGTAGCAGATCGATCTGAAGTCCTTCTAGGTCTCTCACGATCTGAGTGCACAACCTCAGCCCTGAAGTTCTCTAGTCTCTGATCCATCAAAGTAGTCATGCGTGCAGTCAAAGCATCAAGTAACAGTTGATCCATTCCATTATTCCTATTGTTCTCTTCTCCCATGGTTCCTGTtgaattttaaaacacaaaaccAGTAAAAGAGATCAT encodes the following:
- the LOC130505190 gene encoding uncharacterized protein LOC130505190, whose amino-acid sequence is MGEENNRNNGMDQLLLDALTARMTTLMDQRLENFRAEVVHSDRERPRRTSDRSATESYYSHSNRSIGTRRRRRDQEERPKTSDPLGGLKLKIPEFKGTADPEEYLEWEKKIELVFNCRDYTAEYKMKLAPTEFKEYALSWWDNLVTARRRAGDFPVETWNQMKVIMRKIFVPSHYHRELHFKLRTLSQGSRSVEEYYKEMETLMLRADIQEDREATMARFMGGLNRDIMDRLEVHHYVEMEELLHKAIMFEQQLKRRSYKSSYGASKPHYQKDEKTRESRPFSKPKVEEQSVKGKEVATASKSRDIQCYKCKGYGHYASSCSNKRVILIRENGDIESEEEVSESEEERVELPTRGELLVTRRTLNLQAKTDGDEQRENLFHTRCMVHGKVCSLVIDGGSCTNVASETMVEKLGLKVIKRPTTYKLQWLNDEGELEVKHQVKVPLSIGKYEEEILCDVLPMDAGHILLGRPWQSDRRTLHDGFTNRYSFEYKGKKTVLVPLTPQEVHLDQIALKKNRASSESKKKQQTNILLQPKGSSLPHLLIVFKECLNITKPVQDLPSKIEFLLQEFKDVFPEEAPQGLPPIRGIEHQIDFIPGASLPNKPAYRTNPLETKELQQQVTELMEKGHIRESMSPCAVPVLLVDLKSGYHQIRMKEGDEWKTAFKTKQGLYECKNLDEHVEHLRKVDEEKIKAIKEWPSPKTVGEVRSFHGLAGFYRKFVKDFSTVAAPLTEVIKKNVGFKWEQFWCSLGMALNSGSLEGGWIWVVLRGY